A segment of the Frankineae bacterium MT45 genome:
CGATCAGGTCGTACTGGGCGAAGATCTCGAGCACGTTGTCGTTGGTGAGGCGCTCGTTGTGCACGATCACGTTCACATGCGGGTTGATCTCCTTGACCGAGTCACGGGCCGACTCTGCCTTCGGGCGCCCGATGTCGCTCTGGCCGTGGATGATCTGGCGCTGAAGGTTCGACTCGTCGACGACGTCATCCTCGACGATGCCCAGCGTGCCCACCCCGGCTGCGGCCAGGTACAGCAGGGCCGGCGAACCGAGGCCACCGGCGCCGACGCAGAGCACCTTCGCGTTCTTGAGCCGCTTCTGCCCGGCCATCGCCACCTCGGGGATGATCAGATGGCGGCTGTAGCGGCGGACCTCGTCGATCGTCAACTCGGCGGCGGGCTCGACGAGCGGCGGCAAGGTAATTGGTAGTGACACCGGTGCTGGCACTGGATTTCCCTTCGATGGAACTTCTGCGTTCAACGTCTTCTGGCGACGTGTCCGTCCAAGAGCGTAACGACCGCCCCCAGGTGGGCAATTCCCGAGGAGCGGGAGGTGCCGCTAATTGCGCCGCTAGTTGCGACGCTAATTGCCGGGGACCTGGATCGGGCTGTTCGCGGGGGTGTCGGCCGACTCGACGCCTGGAGCATCGGTGGCACCGACGGGGTAGGGCCACGGATTGGACTGGCAGATCTGGCCGGTGATCGACTTCAGGCCGAGCGTCTGCTGCATCATCGCGGGCGCCAGGCCGTTGGAGAGGCAGACGTGGCTGTGCGAGTGCCCGAGGGCGTGACCGACCTCGTGGTTGATCATGTAGAGGTGGTACGTCGCCAGATCGCCGACGTAGGCCAGGTCGCCACGCACCCAGCGGGCCACGTTCTCGACGACCCGCCGGCTGTTCGAGTCATAGCAGGAGGTCTCCACCGGGATGTCGTAGCCGCAGTATTTGCGGACGGTCATCGACGAGGTCAGCGACACGTGGAAGTCGGCCTGGCTGGAGGTGGAGACACGCTGCAGCGAGACGTTGCCGGCAGCAATCCAGCTGTGCGGGTTGGCGAGCGTGGAGTCGACGGTCGCCGCGAACTTGGCCAGATCGACCCCCGTGACCCCACCCTCGACATCGACCGTGTACTTGAAGAGCTGACCATGACCGATCACCGGCGAGGTGCCCGGCAGCACGGTGAACTTGCCATTTCCAGTGGTCGTGTACGCCGCACCGGCTGGGAGGACGTCTGAGACCAGTGGCTCGTCGACCGCGCCCGCCCCCGGAGCGTCGACCTTGAGCTGGGAACTGGGCAGCGCCGCCGCCGGCGCCTGAGCCACCGGCGAGTGGCTGGGCGAGGAGGCCGACGTCGACGACGCACGCCGAGGGATCTTGTCCGAACTGGCCAGGGCGACCACGGTGACGACGATGAGGATGGGGAGCGCGTAGGCGCGCCAGCCGTAGCGCTGAACGAATCGTCTGGTGCGGCCGAGCATGGTCGGAGTCGAGTCCCCGCCGTCTTCGTAGGCGTCGTAGGAACGCTGGGTGGCCAGCAGGTCGTCCGCCGCCTCCGGCTCGGCCAGGGCGGGTGGCGGGGAGGCTGCAGCGTGCGCATCGGCGTCACTCGGGCGACGGGTGACCGGTCGGCGCGCTGCCACCGCGGGTGGGGCGTGACGGGCGGCACGGGGCGCCGGACGCTGGCTGGCGGAGTGACCGGCGACGTGGGCCGAGGGGGCGCTACGGCGGGCGGAGGACTGACGCACCCGGCGGTCGTACTGCGCGTACTCGGCGTCCAGTTCGGTCGCGGAGCGCTGGGCAGCTTGAATGGACTCGATAGCGGCGCTACGACGGTCATCCACCGCGCTCGCACGACTCCCTTCGGCCTGCTCAGTCACACCGTCCAGAGTGGCACATCATGCTGAGAACCGCTGAATCCACACGCCGCGACGATTACCACTGCGGATTCCCTCAAGTTCGGCGACCTGTTACCGGGCCGCCGGGGGGCTGGCGTGGCGCCCCGCACCGTGCTCACTCTGCGTATCAGCCTCACTACGCATCTGCAGAAACGCCCGCGCCGTGCTCTGCGGGTCCTCCATCTGAGCGACGTGGCCGACTCCGGTAAGGATCAACAATCGCGCATCCGGAATCGTGGTGGCCACCCGCGGAGCCAGTCCGACATCTACCAGTTTGTCGCGATCCCCCCAGACGACCAGGGTCGGAACCGAGATCGTCGCCATCCGCCCCCAGGCGCTGCGGGTGCCCGTCACCAGGTAGTAGCCGACCATGCCGCGCAGCGAACTGAGCAGCGCGTCGGTCGCCCAGCTCATGCCACCGCGCTCCTGCACCTCCGCGATGGCTTCGTCGATTCGGTTCGGCGTGACCAGGCTCGGATTGCCATAGACCAGCTCCAGCGTCTGGCGGGCCCGCGTCCGCGGGCTGGTCCGGGCCAACTTGCGCAGCGCCAGGGTGCCGACACCAGGCACCAGCAGCAGCGGAAGGGGGTTCACCCGCACCCGGCCCGGACGAAGATCCGGCACGGCCGGCGACACCAGCGTCAGTGTCCGCACCAGGTCGGGGCGGGCGGCCGCGACCAGGATCGAAATGAGCCCGCCCATCGAGTTGCCGAAGAGATGCACCGGGCCGCGGTTGGACTGCTCCAAGTACGCGATGACCAGATTGGCGAAGGACTGGGTGGAGTAGTTGTCGTCCCGGGCCGGCCCCGAACGCCCGAATCCGGGGAGGTCGATCGACTCGATGTCGAGCCAGGGCGAGAGCTGCGCGGCCAGATCGGTCCAGTTCGTCGACGAGCCGCCGAGGCCGTGGACGAAGAGCGCGGGCTCAGCCTCGCCCGTCGCGCCAGCCGGGCGCGCGGAGACGGGAGTGGTGCGGACGTAGAGCGCGGATCCGCCGAGCTGCAGCTTGCGGCCGGGCCAGGGCGCCTGGCTGGTATCCAAGGGCGGCAATTGCTCGTCGGAGAGTTGCGCGATGCGGACCGACCGCGGCTGCCCGGAACGGGTCCGCAGACTCGGCACCAGCCGCTGGGGGTTCACCATGGCGAGAGACTACGCGGTACGGCGGGCGCGAGTCGACTCGTTCTTGGCCGCGGTCTTCTTCGCCGCCGCCTTGGCCGGAGCCTTCGTGGCGGCGCTACTGGCCGTAGCTTTCGCCGGCGCTGTTTTCGCCGGCGCTGTCTTCTTGGCCGGCGCTTTCCTCGCAGCGGCCTTCTTGGCCGGAGCCGCCTTCGCTCCGGACGTCTTCATCGTTGCCTTCTCAGCCGTTGCCTTCTCAGCCGCTGCCTTCTTGGCCGGCGCCTTCTTGGCCGACCCATCACTCGTCGCCGACCCAGCCGCCGAACTTCCAGCCGATTCAGTGCCGGTCGCCTCGCCCCGCCCACGCTTCGCCGCGTCCACCGACGCCCGCAGTGCGGCCATCAGGTCGATGACGGTGCCGGACGATGGCTGCGCGTCGACGACCTCGACCACTTCGCGTCCCTCGACCTTGGCGTCGATCACCTGCTGCAGCGCGGCCCGGTATTCGTCGGTGTACTGCTCCGGATCGAAGTCCCCCGACATGCTCTGCACCAGCGACTGCGCCATGTCGCGCTCCTGCGGGCGGAGTGTCACGTCCGTCTCCAGGAAGGCGAAGTCGGCCGCCCGCACCTCATCCGGCCAGACCATCGTCTCGAGCACGATCACGCCTTCCCGCACTCGCAGGGTGGCCAGCTGCTCCCGGTTGCGGATCGCGACCTTCACCACCGCGACCATGCCGCTGTCGGCGAGCGCGTCACGCAGCAGCACGTAGGGCTTCACCGCGGACTGCTCGGGCTCGAGGTAGTAGCTCTTGGCGAAGTAGATCGGATCGATCTGCTCGTCGGGAACGAACTGAAGCACGTCCACCGCCCGCACGGTCGGCAGCGGCAGGTCGGCGAAGTCGTCGTCGGTGAGCACCACGATCTCGCCACTGGGCAGCGCGTAGCCCTTGGCGATGTCGCCGTAGGCCACCTCTTCACCGTCCGCCTCGGCCACCCGCCGGTACCTGATGCGCGAGCCGTCGCTGCGACGAACCTGATGAAAACTCACGTCGCGCTCTTCAGTCGCGGAGTACATCTTGACGCCGATACTCACCAAACCGAATGAGACGGCACCTTTCCAGATTGATCGCACCGGCGAACCCGTCCTCGAATCTGCCGCGTGCGCCCGTCGCCGCGGCGGTGTTACCAGCCGACGCTGACCGACCAGCAGCCGCGCCGACTTACAACATCTCTGCACCATCATGGCGCGTGTCGTGGCTCGGCGCTGCATCGCACGGCAGAATTGCCTGATGCGGCCCATGCTCGCGACTGCGCGATCCGACCTCCCACGCGGCGCCGGGTGGCTCTATGAGTTCAAATGGGACGGCATCCGGGCCCTCGCGGATGTGCACGACGACACGGTCCGGATCACCACCCGCAATGGAAATGACGTGACGGTCGCCTACCCCGAACTCCTGGCGCTGCGGACGGAGTTCTCCGATGCGCTGCTCGATGGTGAGATCGTCGCCTTCGCCGATGGGCGTCCCTCCTTCGAGAGCCTTCAGCAACGGATGAACGTGCATCAGGACGCGCCCGCCCGGGCCCTCGCCACGACGAACCCGGTGGCGTTCATCGCCTTCGATCTGCTGCGTCTCTACGGGGTCGATCTGACCGGTCGTGAGCTGCACGAACGACGCGAGACGCTGCAGCGATTGGCGGATGGATCCGACCCGGCCGACTCCAGTTGGAGCCTCAGCCCGGCCTTCGACGACCCGGACGCGGTCTCCAGCGCCGCTCGGGCGCATGAACTCGAAGGGGTCGTAGCCAAACGAGCCGACAGCCGGTACCACTCGGGGGCTCGCAGCGCAGACTGGGTGAAGGTGAAGTTCATCCAGCGCAGCGAGTTCGTCGTGATCGGCTGGGAGTCGGCCAGCGAGTCGGCTACACGCCTTAGCTCGCTGGTCCTCGGGTACTTCGCCGACGGCCGGCTGCGAGTGGCCGGAAAGGTCGGCAGCGGACTCACCAACGCGACCGCGCGGTCGCTGCAGAAGCAATTGGTGACAGACCTTAGCCCGACAGAACTGGACCTCAAGGCGAGCCCGGGCCGGGTCCTCACCCGGGTAGAGCCGCGGACCGTCGTGGAAGTCTCCTATTCTCAATGGTCAAACGACACCGATCAGGCCCGGCTGAGACATCCCGTCTTCGTCGGAGTGCGGACGGACAAGGATGCGAGCGAGGTGGGACGGGATTGAGTAAACGCGTCGCCGTCGAGGTACAGGGACGACAGCTGAGCCTGTCGAATCTGCAGAAGGTGATGTACCCCGAGCCCGGCTTCACCAAGGGCGAGGTGATCGACTACTACACACGGATCGCACCGCTCATGCTGCCGCACCTCGCGGCCCGGCCCCTCACGGTCAAGCGGTACCCGAACGGAGTGGATGCGCCTTTCTTCTACGAGAAGAACGCGCCGAAGAACACCCCCGACTGGGTTCCCACGGCACGCATAGCGGTACCCGGCTCGACGATGGACCGCGAAACCATCGACTTCCTCATCGTCGAGGAGTTGGCGACCCTGGTGTGGCTGGCCAACCAGGCAGCACTCGAACTGCACACCCCGCAGTGGCAGGTCACCTCCGAATCCGGACGCCGCGGCAGCGGTGCACCGAAGCCGCGTACCGATCTGATCGTCTTCGATCTCGACCCAGGCAAGCCCGCCGGCATCGCCGAGTGCGCTGAGGTGGCGCTGCTGCTGCGCACCGAACTCGTCGACGCCGGCCTCCGTCCGGCGGTGAAGACCTCCGGATCCAAGGGGATCCAGGTGAGCGCGGCGGTGTCGGTGACCGCGCCCGACGAGACGTCCAAATTCGCCAAGCAGCTGGCGACGAGGCTGGCCGAGCGACATCCGAAGCTGATCGTGTCGAAGATGGCTAAGACGCTTCGTGGCGGCAAGGTGCTGATCGACTGGAGTCAGAACAACGCCGCCAAGACGACCGTCGCTCCGTACTCGCTGCGGGCACGCAGCCGCCCGACGGTGTCAACGCCCGTCTCCTGGGACGAACTGCAGTCACCGCAGAACCTGGTCTTCACCGCAGCTGACGTTCTTGAGCGCGTCGAACGCCTCGGTGACCTCTATTCCGACACACTAAAACCACCAAATCACCCTCAGTTGGTCGGCGAGAGGGTTTAGCGTCGTAACATCTGTGGAAATTAGTATCCGCGCGGAGTTTGGGAGCACTGTTGATAACCGAGAGCGAGCCGACGCCGCGGAGTGGACGCCTACCGCGCGCCGAACGGCGCAAGCAACTGCTGGCAGCGGCCCAGAGTGTCTTTATCGCCAACGGCTATCACGCAGCCGCCATGGACGACATCGCCTCCGAGGCGGGCGTCTCGAAGCCGGTGCTCTACCAACACTTCCCCGGCAAGCTTGAGCTCTACCTGGCCCTGATCGACGAGCAGGCTGAGGCGCTGGTCGGAGCGATCCGGCGCGCACTGTCGGAGACCAGTGACAACCAGGAGCGCGTGCACGGCGTGCTGAGCACCTTCTTCAACTTCGTGGAGGGCGCAGAGGGCGGCTCCCCCGGTGCCTTCCGGCTGATCTTCGAGACCGACCTCGGCAACGACCCCGCGGTTCGTGAGCGGGTCGACCGGGTCTCCTCGGAGATCATGCACGCGGTCGCCGACACCGTCTCCGCCGACACCGGCCTCGACCGGGTCCGGGCCGAACTGCTGGCGATGGTGCTCACCGGTGGCGCGCAGATCGTCGCCCGCTGGTGGCTCAATGCCGACCGCCCGATCCCCAAGGACGAAGCCGTCGCGCTCGTCGAGTCCCTGCAGTGGCGAGGAATCTCCAACTTCCCCCTCTTCATCCTGGAGCAGCAGCGTTCGCTCTGAGCGCAGAGCCACACAGGGCCACCACGCGCAGTACCCGCCAGCCTTCGGCTAGCGTGATTACCAACATTCGCTATCAATGGCGGAGTTCCGGCTCGGCCCGCTCCGCAGAACCAAGGAGGCACCTCGTGGAGGTCAAAATCGGCGTTCAGCACACGCCGCGCGAGATCGTTATCGAAAGCTCGCAGACTCCGGCCGAGGTGCAGTCGCTCGTGGCGGACGCCTTGAAGAAAGGCGAAGGTCTGCTGTCGCTGACCGACGAGAAGGGGCGGGTCGTCCTCGTTCCGTCGGCGCTCGTCGCCTACGTCGAGATCGCCGACGCCGACGTCCGCCGCGTCGGCTTCGCCAGCTAGCCGATCACACAGACGGCTCAGCCGCCCGACAACACAGACGGCTCAGCCGTCGAGACCCAGTTCTCGCATGCGTTCGCTGTGCTTGTCCGTGATCCGGGTGATCATCGCCGCCACGCCGGTGAGCCCTCCGGTGCCGCTCATAAGTAGCTCGGTCAGCGCGTCGTTCTCAGCCAGGACGTGCTGAGTCTGGCTGATCGCCTCACCGACGAGACGGCGCCCCCAGAGCGCCAGGCGTCCGGCCAGCGCCGGCTGCGCGGCGATCGCGGCACGTACCTCTCGTACGGCGAAGGCGGCACTACCGCTATCGGCCAGCACCACGCTGATGAGCTCACGCGTCCGCTCATCGACGAACTCGGCCACTTCGCGGTAGAAGTCAGCCGCCATCCCGTCACCGACGTACGCCTTGAC
Coding sequences within it:
- a CDS encoding Ribosome assembly protein YihI, activator of Der GTPase; the encoded protein is MTEQAEGSRASAVDDRRSAAIESIQAAQRSATELDAEYAQYDRRVRQSSARRSAPSAHVAGHSASQRPAPRAARHAPPAVAARRPVTRRPSDADAHAAASPPPALAEPEAADDLLATQRSYDAYEDGGDSTPTMLGRTRRFVQRYGWRAYALPILIVVTVVALASSDKIPRRASSTSASSPSHSPVAQAPAAALPSSQLKVDAPGAGAVDEPLVSDVLPAGAAYTTTGNGKFTVLPGTSPVIGHGQLFKYTVDVEGGVTGVDLAKFAATVDSTLANPHSWIAAGNVSLQRVSTSSQADFHVSLTSSMTVRKYCGYDIPVETSCYDSNSRRVVENVARWVRGDLAYVGDLATYHLYMINHEVGHALGHSHSHVCLSNGLAPAMMQQTLGLKSITGQICQSNPWPYPVGATDAPGVESADTPANSPIQVPGN
- a CDS encoding Pimeloyl-ACP methyl ester carboxylesterase, with product MVNPQRLVPSLRTRSGQPRSVRIAQLSDEQLPPLDTSQAPWPGRKLQLGGSALYVRTTPVSARPAGATGEAEPALFVHGLGGSSTNWTDLAAQLSPWLDIESIDLPGFGRSGPARDDNYSTQSFANLVIAYLEQSNRGPVHLFGNSMGGLISILVAAARPDLVRTLTLVSPAVPDLRPGRVRVNPLPLLLVPGVGTLALRKLARTSPRTRARQTLELVYGNPSLVTPNRIDEAIAEVQERGGMSWATDALLSSLRGMVGYYLVTGTRSAWGRMATISVPTLVVWGDRDKLVDVGLAPRVATTIPDARLLILTGVGHVAQMEDPQSTARAFLQMRSEADTQSEHGAGRHASPPAAR
- a CDS encoding DNA end-binding protein Ku, with amino-acid sequence MRSIWKGAVSFGLVSIGVKMYSATEERDVSFHQVRRSDGSRIRYRRVAEADGEEVAYGDIAKGYALPSGEIVVLTDDDFADLPLPTVRAVDVLQFVPDEQIDPIYFAKSYYLEPEQSAVKPYVLLRDALADSGMVAVVKVAIRNREQLATLRVREGVIVLETMVWPDEVRAADFAFLETDVTLRPQERDMAQSLVQSMSGDFDPEQYTDEYRAALQQVIDAKVEGREVVEVVDAQPSSGTVIDLMAALRASVDAAKRGRGEATGTESAGSSAAGSATSDGSAKKAPAKKAAAEKATAEKATMKTSGAKAAPAKKAAARKAPAKKTAPAKTAPAKATASSAATKAPAKAAAKKTAAKNESTRARRTA
- a CDS encoding bifunctional non-homologous end joining protein LigD (manually curated), giving the protein MRPMLATARSDLPRGAGWLYEFKWDGIRALADVHDDTVRITTRNGNDVTVAYPELLALRTEFSDALLDGEIVAFADGRPSFESLQQRMNVHQDAPARALATTNPVAFIAFDLLRLYGVDLTGRELHERRETLQRLADGSDPADSSWSLSPAFDDPDAVSSAARAHELEGVVAKRADSRYHSGARSADWVKVKFIQRSEFVVIGWESASESATRLSSLVLGYFADGRLRVAGKVGSGLTNATARSLQKQLVTDLSPTELDLKASPGRVLTRVEPRTVVEVSYSQWSNDTDQARLRHPVFVGVRTDKDASEVGRD
- a CDS encoding bifunctional non-homologous end joining protein LigD; protein product: MSKRVAVEVQGRQLSLSNLQKVMYPEPGFTKGEVIDYYTRIAPLMLPHLAARPLTVKRYPNGVDAPFFYEKNAPKNTPDWVPTARIAVPGSTMDRETIDFLIVEELATLVWLANQAALELHTPQWQVTSESGRRGSGAPKPRTDLIVFDLDPGKPAGIAECAEVALLLRTELVDAGLRPAVKTSGSKGIQVSAAVSVTAPDETSKFAKQLATRLAERHPKLIVSKMAKTLRGGKVLIDWSQNNAAKTTVAPYSLRARSRPTVSTPVSWDELQSPQNLVFTAADVLERVERLGDLYSDTLKPPNHPQLVGERV
- a CDS encoding transcriptional regulator, TetR family; translated protein: MITESEPTPRSGRLPRAERRKQLLAAAQSVFIANGYHAAAMDDIASEAGVSKPVLYQHFPGKLELYLALIDEQAEALVGAIRRALSETSDNQERVHGVLSTFFNFVEGAEGGSPGAFRLIFETDLGNDPAVRERVDRVSSEIMHAVADTVSADTGLDRVRAELLAMVLTGGAQIVARWWLNADRPIPKDEAVALVESLQWRGISNFPLFILEQQRSL